From the genome of Spartobacteria bacterium:
ATGGCAGATCACGCTGCCGGAGCTTGGATATTTTCGGGCGCAACCTATTGTCGTCCATGGGATTGAGCTGTTATTGAGTCGGACGGGCTATACAGGGGAATGGGGATACGAGCTGTATTTTCCGTCAGACCAGGCGGTGGCTATGTGGCAGGAACTGTTAAGCAGTCCAGACATTGAGCCCGCAGGACTGGGAGCACGGGATACCTTGCGCCTTGAGATGGGCTATGCCCTGTACGGGCACGAACTGACGGCAGATCAGTCGCCGCTTTCGGCATCCAGCGGTGCATTCATCGACTGGCATAAAGAATTCATCGGCAGGGAGGCACTTGTGGCAGAGAAAGAACGGGGCTGCGCCCGCGCTCTGGTTGGGCTGGAATTACCTTCACGCCGAGCGGCACGCCATGGTGATGAAGTACAATTATGCGGCAGCCGGGCAGGATGGGTCACCAGTGGAAGTTTTTCTCCGAGCCTGGGAAAAGCGGTGGCCATGGCCTATATCGATCGCGAAATTTCGGAACCGTTGCAGGAAGTGACGATTTGTGCACGCGGTGCCAAACTTGTCGGTTCCGTGTGTTCGCTGCCGTTTTATAAAGATGGAACAGCACGCATGTTACAAGCGCGCTAGTCTGCTTC
Proteins encoded in this window:
- the gcvT gene encoding glycine cleavage system aminomethyltransferase GcvT, which translates into the protein MKTPLFNEHKNLGAKIAPFGGWDMPIQYTGILAEHHHTRQKCSLFDICHMGEFVLSGATAADDLNRLITQQVNTLAVGQCRYGYLLNEQGGVIDDLTCYRLGEQSFYLVVNAATCAGDAAWIKSHLSDSTQFNDVSSATAKLDVQGPASRSALEALWQITLPELGYFRAQPIVVHGIELLLSRTGYTGEWGYELYFPSDQAVAMWQELLSSPDIEPAGLGARDTLRLEMGYALYGHELTADQSPLSASSGAFIDWHKEFIGREALVAEKERGCARALVGLELPSRRAARHGDEVQLCGSRAGWVTSGSFSPSLGKAVAMAYIDREISEPLQEVTICARGAKLVGSVCSLPFYKDGTARMLQAR